A window from Dioscorea cayenensis subsp. rotundata cultivar TDr96_F1 chromosome 10, TDr96_F1_v2_PseudoChromosome.rev07_lg8_w22 25.fasta, whole genome shotgun sequence encodes these proteins:
- the LOC120270788 gene encoding 4-hydroxy-7-methoxy-3-oxo-3,4-dihydro-2H-1,4-benzoxazin-2-yl glucoside beta-D-glucosidase 1, chloroplastic-like, translated as MASVFQPISMSPTTLSLTSSGTSLLAAGKPAWFSFSFNKHSSIPSSKNNSRTRSGRGGSIVCLRGGNISVQTSAPQTTTDAAVAFGRQSFPPGFAFGAATAAYQIEGAWNEGGRGPSIWDTFAQHHPEKIEDREQWKYWRGFISSIQK; from the exons ATGGCCTCAGTCTTTCAACCAATTTCCATGTCTCCCACCACTTTGTCCCTAACTAGTTCCGGTACTTCATTATTAGCTGCAGGAAAACCAGCATggttttccttttcctttaataAACACTCATCCATCCCAAGTAGTAAAAACAACTCAAGAACAAGAAGTGGTAGAGGTGGCAGCATTGTGTGCTTGAGAGGAGGAAATATCTCAGTCCAAACCAGTGCTCCTCAAACCACTACTGACGCAGCTGTGGCTTTTGGCAGGCAGAGCTTCCCTCCTGGCTTTGCTTTTGGTGCTGCCACTGCTGCTTATCAG ATAGAAGGAGCTTGGAATGAAGGAGGGAGAGGGCCAAGCATTTGGGACACTTTCGCCCAACACCACCCTg AAAAAATTGAAGACAGGGAGCAATGGAAATATTGGCGTGGATTCATATCATCGATACAAAAG